In the genome of Enterococcus hirae ATCC 9790, one region contains:
- a CDS encoding carbohydrate ABC transporter permease codes for MQDEQNNINVRKITLMSLIPGLGQFANGQAFKGIVFLGIFVAFILQLIVGGFHSLIGLVTLGTVPMVDHSLFILIQGTLQLIITVIFFIFYGLNLLDAKRVAVLRKEGKKINRTMKEVIHNIGDEGFPYLLTLPAYLLMIFTIIFPVLVTLFTAFTNYDFKHIPPASLIDWIGVKNFFSIFFLSSYRNTFFSVFSWTVIWTLCATTLQITLGIFTAVIAHQKFIKFRRFFGIIFLLPWAVPAFITIMSFSNIFNDSVGAINTQVIPFINHLPFVDISAISWKTDPFWTKVAIIMVQGWLGFPYIYVMVTGILQSISEDLYEAAKIDGANAWKRFSNITLPAIFLVAAPTFITQYTGNFNNFSMIYLFNNGGPGSVGGGAGSTDILISWIYKLTTGTSPQYSMASAITLIISAIVICVSLLVFKKTNAFNMED; via the coding sequence ATGCAAGACGAACAAAATAATATCAATGTAAGAAAAATTACACTTATGTCTCTCATACCTGGCTTAGGGCAATTTGCTAATGGTCAAGCGTTCAAAGGAATCGTATTTCTAGGTATTTTCGTAGCATTTATTCTACAACTGATAGTTGGTGGCTTCCACTCTTTGATTGGCTTAGTCACACTGGGAACAGTTCCGATGGTGGATCACTCCTTATTTATTTTGATTCAAGGAACGCTGCAACTAATCATTACGGTTATTTTTTTTATTTTCTATGGACTGAATCTGTTAGATGCCAAACGTGTCGCAGTTTTACGCAAAGAAGGTAAGAAAATCAACCGAACGATGAAGGAAGTTATACATAATATTGGTGATGAGGGTTTTCCTTATTTGCTTACACTTCCAGCCTATCTTTTGATGATTTTTACGATTATTTTTCCAGTTCTAGTCACATTATTTACAGCATTTACCAACTATGATTTCAAACATATCCCACCTGCTAGTTTGATTGATTGGATCGGAGTAAAAAACTTTTTTAGTATCTTCTTCTTAAGTTCTTACCGTAATACCTTTTTCTCTGTGTTTTCTTGGACTGTTATTTGGACACTATGTGCAACGACACTTCAAATCACATTAGGTATTTTTACAGCCGTTATTGCTCACCAAAAATTTATTAAATTTAGACGTTTTTTTGGTATTATTTTCCTTTTACCATGGGCGGTACCAGCATTTATAACAATTATGAGTTTCTCTAATATCTTCAATGATAGTGTGGGGGCGATCAACACCCAAGTGATTCCTTTTATCAATCATCTGCCATTCGTAGACATTAGCGCGATTTCATGGAAAACAGATCCATTTTGGACGAAAGTTGCGATCATTATGGTTCAAGGGTGGTTAGGATTCCCTTATATCTATGTCATGGTAACAGGTATTTTACAATCCATTTCTGAAGATTTATATGAAGCAGCAAAAATCGATGGTGCAAATGCTTGGAAACGTTTCTCTAATATCACGTTACCGGCTATTTTTCTAGTAGCAGCGCCAACGTTTATTACTCAGTATACTGGTAATTTCAACAATTTCTCGATGATTTATTTATTTAACAACGGTGGTCCTGGAAGTGTAGGAGGGGGCGCAGGTTCAACAGACATCTTGATTTCTTGGATCTATAAACTAACGACGGGAACCTCGCCACAATACTCCATGGCTTCAGCCATTACACTAATTATTTCTGCAATTGTCATTTGTGTTTCTTTACTTGTGTTTAAAAAGACTAATGCATTTAATATGGAGGACTAA
- a CDS encoding class I SAM-dependent methyltransferase — MLEKTVYNQLFSRSFSLPVEVTYWDGTTKRYGDTDNPPQIKIKIHEEIPMKEITNNASLALGEAYMDHRIEIEGSIQALINDAYQQANSFLRGSDYLKWLPKKQKHTKKQNQADIHAHYDLGNDFYEMWLDPTLTYSCAYFETPEDTLEQAQINKVHHILDKLFIKDNDTLLDIGCGWGTLMFTAIKEYNVKATGITLSEEQYNHITNRIKEEHLEDKCRVLLMDYRDLKDETFDHITSVGMFEHVGADNLKEYFGVIQKLLAPKGTALIHGITRQQGGAVNAWINKYIFPGGYIPGLAEIVTDITDNDLQLIDLESLRRDYQLTLEHWTNNFHKVQDKVTETMGDSFYRMWDLYLQACAASFESSNIDVIQYLLVQPSNNDLPMHRA, encoded by the coding sequence ATGTTAGAAAAAACAGTATATAATCAATTATTTTCACGTTCTTTCTCCCTTCCAGTCGAAGTTACTTACTGGGATGGTACGACAAAACGCTATGGAGATACTGACAATCCTCCCCAAATCAAAATTAAGATCCATGAAGAAATACCAATGAAAGAAATCACAAATAACGCCTCTCTAGCTCTAGGTGAAGCTTACATGGATCATCGTATTGAGATTGAGGGAAGTATTCAAGCGTTGATCAACGATGCTTACCAACAAGCAAACAGCTTTTTAAGAGGGAGCGACTATTTAAAATGGCTTCCTAAAAAGCAAAAACACACAAAAAAACAAAATCAAGCAGATATTCATGCACATTATGATCTAGGAAATGATTTTTATGAAATGTGGCTAGATCCAACATTAACCTATTCTTGTGCTTATTTTGAGACACCTGAAGATACATTGGAACAAGCCCAAATCAATAAAGTCCACCACATCTTAGATAAACTTTTTATCAAGGATAATGATACGTTATTAGATATCGGTTGTGGTTGGGGAACCTTGATGTTTACAGCTATCAAAGAATACAATGTAAAAGCAACTGGTATTACCTTGAGTGAAGAACAATATAACCATATTACTAATCGGATCAAAGAAGAACATCTGGAAGATAAATGTCGGGTCTTATTAATGGATTATCGTGATCTAAAAGATGAAACGTTTGATCATATTACAAGTGTCGGGATGTTTGAACATGTGGGAGCAGACAACTTAAAAGAGTATTTTGGTGTCATCCAAAAATTACTAGCTCCTAAAGGAACAGCGTTGATTCACGGTATTACTCGTCAGCAAGGTGGGGCAGTTAATGCTTGGATCAACAAATATATTTTCCCGGGTGGATACATTCCAGGATTAGCAGAAATCGTAACAGATATTACGGATAATGATTTACAGTTAATTGATTTAGAAAGTTTGCGTCGGGACTATCAGCTTACTTTAGAACATTGGACAAATAATTTCCATAAAGTACAAGACAAGGTAACAGAAACTATGGGCGATTCCTTTTATCGAATGTGGGATCTTTACCTTCAAGCTTGTGCAGCATCTTTTGAATCAAGTAACATTGATGTTATCCAATACTTACTTGTTCAACCAAGTAATAATGATCTTCCAATGCATCGTGCATAA
- a CDS encoding sugar ABC transporter permease, with product MKQFNSSAKFQRRLSQFLTYVFLILLSIIIIYPLLITASTAFKSGNIAAFSLDLSSDWTLENFRRLFSETLYGTWYKNTLIISILTMVIQVTVVTLAGYTYSRYRFIGRKSSLMFFLVIQMVPTMAALTAFYVMAFLLNALDRYWFLTMIYIGGGIPMNTWLMKGYFDTVPLDLDESAKLDGAGHFRIFLQIVLPLVKPMIAVQALWAFMGPFGDFMLAKFLLRTPENQTVAVGLQTFISDVTNQRVSLFAAGAILIALPICLLFFFLQKNFVTGLTSGGTKG from the coding sequence ATGAAACAATTTAATTCAAGTGCTAAATTCCAACGAAGATTGTCACAATTCTTGACCTATGTTTTTTTGATTCTTTTGTCGATCATCATTATCTATCCATTGTTGATTACAGCCAGTACAGCATTTAAATCAGGTAATATCGCTGCTTTTAGTCTGGATTTATCCAGTGACTGGACACTAGAAAATTTTAGACGGCTATTCTCAGAAACGTTATATGGTACTTGGTATAAAAATACCTTGATTATTTCCATTTTAACAATGGTTATCCAAGTGACTGTTGTAACTTTGGCTGGTTACACTTATAGTCGTTACCGTTTCATTGGACGCAAATCAAGCTTGATGTTTTTCCTGGTGATTCAAATGGTTCCAACGATGGCTGCATTGACCGCTTTTTACGTCATGGCTTTTCTACTTAACGCCTTAGATCGATACTGGTTCTTAACAATGATCTATATTGGTGGGGGAATTCCGATGAATACTTGGCTAATGAAAGGTTATTTTGATACTGTTCCACTTGATTTAGATGAATCTGCTAAATTAGATGGAGCTGGTCATTTCCGGATTTTTCTACAAATCGTTTTACCGTTAGTTAAACCAATGATTGCCGTTCAAGCATTATGGGCCTTTATGGGACCGTTCGGAGACTTCATGCTCGCTAAATTTTTACTACGCACACCAGAAAATCAAACAGTGGCAGTTGGTTTGCAAACATTCATTTCTGATGTGACAAATCAACGGGTTTCATTATTTGCCGCAGGAGCGATCCTCATTGCATTACCGATTTGTTTATTGTTCTTCTTTTTACAAAAAAACTTTGTCACTGGTTTGACTTCTGGTGGCACAAAAGGTTAG